The genomic interval aaaggttgttgtcagtcgaatgtacttagtccggtttgtgtacactgattggtcagtttttccgtgatgttattggctgtaagactcaagtggcgtaggtcagtcgtgattgctcggtttggatccgttagtgaagttaggtcgttctgttcggttcgtttgtaacGTTAATGTCGTtgatgagtcgtttgtatggtgccggtagcggttgacacctgttgagggaagtctgttccaagttagtaaaccagctttccagggtcagtcgttgaaagtagttggtgctgtaggttaggcattgcgcagagtaccagtcaatagtgtggttcgtaagccggtgatgttcagcaatcctcgtcgctcgtttgtgttcagtctgTCTAGTTgcgaggtttctgccagtctaACCGAttaggaggcgtggcagtcggagcaattgatttTATATGctgctccttgtctgttcctcggttcgcCTTTGTCTTTGAtgttagtcagtaactgacgtagtgtggtaataggtttgtgagcgacgcggatattgaatggttgtaggatgcgtgagatgttctcagatatgccctTTATGTATGGTATAGTGGCTGTGGTCGTTAAGTGTCAGTGGACAAATAATTAATAAGTTTCATGATCAACTACACTTTTTGTACGGGCATCGGCATGATGCTCTCAGTCGCTCGCTTCGGCTTTACCAGGTAGGAAAATTATTGTTCTTTCCCTAGTAATGCAACCATCTTATCATCCTGGAAATTCTTCCGACCATCAAAGGTTTTGGCTTGGATCTTTCACCGAGTCCCCCCCGATCCAACGGATAACTTGACGGTTATTGTTAGATGAGAAAATTCCGTTCGCTACTGGAGGCAATACTGATCAGGTATTTGAGGAATTCCACCCGCCCGCGCGCAACGAGATCAAAGTGACGCTACAGTTTCAAACCGAACTCGCAGATAAAATGTGCAGAATAAAGTCGGAATACTCATTGTTTGAACTAGAAACAGAAACAATCCTCTGCCAACCAAAGAGGGTTTTGCGAGCCAGTGGGTTGGTATTCTGGATGAAGATACTATTACAATTTACGTATATAAGAATACATTTACTAAGATAGTTTGGATCCCAATTCAAAGATACACGCACATTGGTGATATTAATCATTAAGTGATCGAGCATCAGGTGAAAAAACGTAACTGATAGGTGTTGTTAGGGTTTCAGTGGGAtcattataaaaatataaaaatatttgatgtaaGCTTTATTGACCAAGTGCGAGACTTCGTTTCAGTCCataaaaaggccaaaaaaaCTTGGTCAATATTCAATCTGACAGAACAATCTTGGtcagtaaataattttttatatgGTAGGAATTAAGGATGACTTGCTCATTTCAAAGAGCTGGGAAAGAATGCCAAATAAGTTTAAAGCACAATAAAGCCACAGGAGTCGATTACGTGTTCTTTTTGTATCAGTCTTCTGCCGCTTTTTTCAACTTCATCGCCGACATTgtccagttgttaacactaaattacctgctatactctcccaccgacgcagcaccacagtttctttagaaacttacccctttattcattgtCCAAAAGAGTCCGCTTCACGCAATTATTTTCTTGCGCAGGATTAATGCGGGAAATCCCGAGCGTGCGTgcaagatgggcccatcttgcccTCTCGGGTAGGTAGAGGAATTTGCTTCATAATACCCACGAGTGCCGCCTGCGAAGTGATAATAGCAATTATTGCACGAGAATAACACAAATGCCTCCTTTTTGGTATGACGAGGTCACGTCTCGGCTTAAAGTCGGCATCTGTTTGTGTTGTAGGATCACTTGTTTTCTTCGCTCTCTCCTCTTAAAGATATGATTGTTTTACATCGGCTCGTTTAGTCTTTGGTTTCATATAAAACACATGTACATCAACTAAGACCAAAGCCACGAAATTAATTCCCGCGAGTAAGTTTTACTTAGAATAACGGCGAGAAGAGAATTTCCGACTTGAGgattatcaaaacaattaatgaATAATACCCGAGAAAAACACGGCCTCCTGTGAAAACTATATTTTAATAGTCTTCAATTAGTTTTTCCATTTGCTTTCCTTTCATCTgcttttgtgttattttaatGGAAAGTCGATATTGTTATGTCGTGGGACGACAATTTCGCCTTTAAACCCCTGCCAGTTCCAAAATTATCGCAAATAAGTGAAAGAACCGTCATTAACTTTTAATAGAAATGGCCAATGCAAGTCGTTCCTTTGGCAGGCAGATCACTTTTGATGTCAATATTAATTACCTTGTCATGTTCACCCACACTTATTTGCATTCATCTTTTGAAATTAACTTCAAAACAATGACTTTTCAGATAAATATGACCCATCCTTAACACTTTGGTCAAACAAAACAGTGACTTCAACAAAGTTCGGTGTTACTGTTAAAACAAATCACCCTAAATATAACCTTTGGATAGCTTACTCGCGGATTGACGAGTATCAAGGGTGATAATGATTGTCAACACAACCGTGAGGCATTTCTCCGAGAACAGCACACAGACAACCGGCCATACAGACTCGAGTAATTCCAACCAAGCTTGTGAAATAACAGCCGACTCCGCTGTAGAGATTACAGCTAAAGCTCTGGcttatatttctattttcctgGTTTCGTTTTTCGGAAATATCTCTCTTCTTGTGGTCATTTACAAGAACAAGCAGCTCCGAAGATCCATCAACTATTTCGTTTTCAACATGGCTATATCCGACCTCTTCAACCCTTTGACCATCATGACTGTGAAGATCGTTGAGATCATTTCAGGATCGAGTTCCTGGAAAGTTGATCGTCCGTGGCTACTGGGAAACATTCTATGCAAACTTGCCTACTTTCTGCCAGATGTTTCTCTCGTGATTTCCATTGGAAGTCTTCTTTTCATCTCCATAGACAGGCTCATCGCTGTCGTCTTTCCACTGAAGACTAAACTTATCTCCTCAAAAGTACGATTGATGAGCATTCTAAGCATCTGGTGTATCGCCATCGCCGTCCATGCACCTTATTTCTACACTTTCAAACTGATCCGCGACGAAAATGAAACGTATTGTAAGTTGAATTGGGGACCGGCATTCGACCACATGAAAACGCACAGAAGATTTCTTACGGCAACTTTTATCACTTTCATCCCCATTCCCATTTGTGTCCTGGCCGGTGTGTATAGCATTATCGCATggacaataagaaaaaagaacaaaaaaactaaagagaaaCTGTCTTGTCGCCAAATCCATCGAGATCAGCAGCTGAGGAAAATTGTCAGATTGGCAATGGCCATTATGATTTCCTTCGTTTCCTGCATGGCTCCCCTGCTTATCTATtcgtttcttaaattttttctgtggAATTATTGGGAATCGCCACCCATTTGTGCATTTCAGACAGTTATTCcatttgtttctgtctttctgCTGCATTCGTGGAGTGCAGTTAATCCctgcatttgttttatctttagCGAGAACTACCGCAACGGCCTCAGGCAATGTTTTCACTGTAATGGCCTCGGTCGCAGAAAATCAAGTTTGCAAGACAACTAACAAATGCAAACGATGACGAGCTCTTGCAGAGACAGTTCTTTTCAGACCTATTCAAGTAGCATACGCACTATCTCGTACAGCAGAAAAAATTGAGCAATATCAGAAGCCCATTATATATCTATGTATATAGCATTGAGCACTATACCGCAAGGATAGAATATAATCGAGATATATTTGTACactatgtatatatatgtatctaTGTATTTAAATCCTTACTAAGAAAATATACAGGATAATCATTGGGTATGCACATAAGGAACACTTTGGAGTGTTCAATTAAGATCTAAGTACCACACACTTAACCACATAAACCATTTGTTCATATCGCGATATATCTGTTTTCTTCGTTTGATGGTTTCCTATTGCAAggtcattaatttttgttaataataTAGCTCTTGCCTTTGGTATGGATGATCTAAGAATCATttgcatgttaaaaaaaaaaagcgtaggcATATCATTATAGcgaatttaaatgtaaaatttataataaataaagtaataaaactcATATTCAAGCAAGCATATACATAACTGAACCTTTTGGCTTCTTTTTAACTGACCTCGCAATCGCgttttcataaagaaaaatttttaaaaaatttttaaaaaaaagttactttGAAGTATTCCATAATATTTgccaaagaaaatttgtttcactGTAGGGTTTAATTTTCCTCCCCCCATCTTATCAGCAGCTGATATTTTCGATTCGGTCTGACAATTgctggttttcacgtgacgtcactaaatttcagacttcagaactattgatcctcctgagattttactttcatgatgtattagagcagctaaaaactaatattcagacaaattttcactccaaacgggttcttggtttagtgatagactactcttgaatttctaagcttttgcgtgacgtggcctttacatgacgagcgagagagctgttatgttggtttaaaaggtgacttatttagggaaattcagctatctgaacagttcttgtattagaataaagtattattgttacgtttatgagttcttagagagataaattcacgcttttgtagcaaaactcagtgacagatgtttctgctggtttccggccgccatgttggtgcccatctaggtgggcaccagcatggcggctccatacaaatctctataaatttgggaaaaacgtttctcctcatatcttccgtaagaaaaattgctgtgacctgaatcttggcgagagtctttacatatctagcttctttctatttccagattctagactaaatcgattgaacggtttttattttttattttgat from Pocillopora verrucosa isolate sample1 chromosome 14, ASM3666991v2, whole genome shotgun sequence carries:
- the LOC131797222 gene encoding substance-K receptor-like, with the protein product MIVNTTVRHFSENSTQTTGHTDSSNSNQACEITADSAVEITAKALAYISIFLVSFFGNISLLVVIYKNKQLRRSINYFVFNMAISDLFNPLTIMTVKIVEIISGSSSWKVDRPWLLGNILCKLAYFLPDVSLVISIGSLLFISIDRLIAVVFPLKTKLISSKVRLMSILSIWCIAIAVHAPYFYTFKLIRDENETYCKLNWGPAFDHMKTHRRFLTATFITFIPIPICVLAGVYSIIAWTIRKKNKKTKEKLSCRQIHRDQQLRKIVRLAMAIMISFVSCMAPLLIYSFLKFFLWNYWESPPICAFQTVIPFVSVFLLHSWSAVNPCICFIFSENYRNGLRQCFHCNGLGRRKSSLQDN